The Mobula birostris isolate sMobBir1 chromosome 7, sMobBir1.hap1, whole genome shotgun sequence region TTTCAATGTGATTTTCGATGCAAAGTTCACTCAGAACTTTGACTCACTCAGAAAGTTacctcagaaaggtagcgtccattattaaggacctccaccacccaggacatgccctctcctcatttctactatcaggaaggaggtacagaagcctgaaggcacacactcaatgattcaggatcagcttcttcccctctgccattcgatttctgaatggacattgaacccatgaacaccatctcactacttttttaaaaatttcctatttttttgcactacttatttaactatttaacatatacttacagtaattcagttttctttttctctctattatcatgttttgtattgtactgctgccgtaaagttaacaatgtatgccagtgatattaaaccaggaTTCTGTCTTTCCTGGCTCCCCAATACTTTCCTCAAAGGGTGCAGAAATCCATAGTTGATGAGAAAAATCTATCAGCTATTGCTTTTCTTCAATTATTAAATTATATTACATAAGTGTAACTCTTTCATACCTTGTACCATTCTAGTAAATATCAACCCAGCAAAATTATCAATTTCTGAGTGATTTAGTGAACTAGCATCCACTGGCTCACTATACTGGCTTCCAATTAAGCAACATATTGCTTCAAACTCTTCCAGTCCTATCAACCTTGTATCTGTGGTCCTTCAGTTCTGTTCTTTAACTTCCATAACTTATTGCTGCATTAATGGAGACTGTTCTTTCAGTTATGTGGATCTTAAAACCTTGAATTCCCTCCTACTCATTTTTCATTTTGCTATAAAACTTGCATCTTTGTTATTTCAATGACAAGGTATATTGGGGCAGATAAGTTATTTTTTCCTTTGTTAAGGCTCCTGTAAAAAAGCTTTGACATCTTTTGTTAAATGAAAAGGATGAAAACACTTACAGAATACTTCCTCAGTATAATTCCTGAAAATGTGAACTATTCCTTTCATGAGGGATCCTCTCTTTTATAATGAAGCAGAACAATTTGAGAGTGATTGATGATTCAAGTAGACGCAGTTCTGGGGAATGGTAATTTGGGTTGGTTCCGAATATGGTAAACTACCAAAAAAGAAACACTATTCAAATTTTGAAAGCGTTTTAATTTCAGACACCAGGGGAAATTCACTGCATTGAAAATCTGTCATACCAGACCTGTTTGGAAAGGGACATGGTAAATTAACTGTCACAAAAATAGAGCTTTACCTTTAATTGGAAGTGAATTTACTTAAAGGTGGTCCAAAATACTAAACTGAATTTCCAAATATTAACTTTGCAGGCACTAACCTGTGAAAGGAAAGCCACTTAACATTATCACAAAGGACAACCCCAGACGTCATGAGCAGCTCTGCGAAGTAAGAGGTTTCAATCCCTTCTTCTTCATGCTTTTTGAATTGGAGCCCAGAAGTCCTCAGCAGATCTATTGATTCCTGAGAGTACATATCCTCCCTACAAAACAAAAGGTTTTTTAAAAGGATTCTTTTCCTCCAATTGTAAGCTACAAAATTATCAATGACCAAACTATAGACATCAAAGTTCatatgacacaggagcagaatttggcccttcagcccactgaatctgttccacattccatcatggctgacttatcctTCTCCTACCTCCTTCTCCCTGAAAGTCAATGAAAATCTACTACCTTTAAAAATAAACTTACCTAACCCTTTAAGGTTACAATAGCGTGGAAAAATTCACTGTTGCAAAAACCTACAAGAATTGCCTGTTTTATAATAAGATTTAAAGCTGGATCACTTTAAGGGAAATAAAATACAAGTCAAAGTCCACTTGGGCACTCTCAACATTTCCAAAGTTTAGCTTGTCTATTATTAATCACATAAATCAACATGGCACTGTCAAATATGTAGCATGTAAAATATGTAACTTATTTATCAAGCTCAGTCAAAGCAGTAATTAGTTACAATTCACAGCTgtccagggaaggggaggggagaaatgAAATATTGTTTCTGATCATTATCTAGGGATTGCAAGAATTTTGGGATAGGACAAAAGGAAACTGATAGTCAAGTGGCTGGtcaaggttcaaggtacatttattaccaaaagtatgtatgcaatatacagcTCTGAGACTCATTTCCtccagacagtcacaaaacaaagaaaaaccaaagaaaatcttccagtaattccctccccctcccttcccctatctgtatgtcactctgccccctcccccagctgcctatcacctccctcatggttccgcctccttctactacccattgtgttttcccctattctttcttctcctttgctgcccatcacctccctgcctcccttcccccacccctttatctttccccttactggtttttcacctggaacctaccagccttctccttcccaccctccccccaccttctttgtagggcctctgccccttccccctacagtcctgacgaagggttctggcccgaaacgtcaactaatcttttccacggatgctgcccgacctgctgagttcctccaacgtgttgcAAGTGTTGCAAAGAAAAACCATCAACCTCCACCCCACGCACAGAAAAAATAGATCACACGAACGGTAACAAGATCAAAATCCCATATGCAAAAAGAAAATAGATcacgcaaatggcaacaagaacatcaaacccccccaacatgcaaaaaaaaaatcacacaaatggcaacgagaaagaacaggcaaaaagacagaatataaaaacataaaactGATACAGCCCaagtgaactacagtccaatccataaatcttaGGCAGGTAAGAGTAATAATAAAATTAAGACCAGCAAAATACTAAGTTTTTATGAGAGATGGGAGTACAttattttcatagcagtcatagagtccattctgacgtacggatgcgagacgtggacactcaccaagatgaTGCGGAAGTCTCTAGacggttgctatacacgaatgctccggatggctcttgaagtgagttggcaacagcacatgacgaacgttgagctctataacaacctaccgatgctctccactaaaatcgaggtgagaagactgcaactagcagggcactgtctacaccactcCGAGCTacttgccagcctagtcatcatatgagagcccaagcacgggaggatgaaccctagGCTCCCTCCCAAGAcaatggtcaacatgctcctagaagacagcagcgcggctaatgtagatgaactgaacacactgatgagggagagggagaagtggagagtccgtcatcgtgcccgatgccggccccctaggcctgagtcaatgtAGTAGCGGAGTACATTATAAAAGGCCAAAAAAAGAAGTGGATTTGGCAGAATTTATGATACATACGTGAGGTTGAATTTGAAGTTGAACTGCCAAGTGGAGATTCCAGGaggatactgatttttttcattcaTGAATGTCAGGCCTAGCTGGATGATTTTCAACAAGTCCACATTACATCGTAGGAGCTGATATTGGTAATCTACAGTGCTTCGAAATTCTCCAATAGGTCTTACCACAACACCAGGAAACTCTGTATCctagaaaaacaaaacaaaaagtaGCACTGTTGATCGACtaaactaaaataaaaataaacactgcacgtgctggagatctgaaataaaaacagcatGTCATGAACACTGAGGAGGTCAGATAGCACAGGTCGAAATGGAAAGAGTCATCACTTCATGTAAATgactcctccatgttttgatggcaCTTAAGCAGAACTGATGACTGAGGAATAAGCAGCCAGCAATGGACAACGCGATAACGGAGAACCATGTACAGAGAATGCCtgaacaataaaaaacaaaacaTTGGAGATAGTCAGACACTTAACAATACCTGATAAGATAAAAACTTGAAAAATcaattctctgcagatgctgttatGAAACTTTGCCAATACTTGTGggatgctcccagcacatcctcagattgttAATACATCAATGCagttcactatatgttttgatgtactgtatGTGTGATTAATAAacaaatctaatctaacctaCTCAGTAGTTCCAgtaatttctatttttatttaaattCCAGCATCCACATGCTATGAATTTTGGACCCATCACTCCAGGCATAAAGAGATCTTCAACTCTGTTTTAATTCTTCTACCAGTTACATAAATATACGGTTCCAAGTAGTTATACTTTTAGTTAAGCCTCTGTCAGCGATCATATCAATTTAAACCCCAGCACAGAACTTTGTACAAATAATTCAGTTCTTTACAGTCAGTGATGTCGTCTTTCAGGTGAAATAGCACTTCATGGACTGTGAAGTCAATTTATGGTTGTGAAAAAAACACTAAATTTTTTTTATTAGTTGTTGCATTAAACTGCATATGtaaaaaatcaataaaacattCTTCCTTCTCGACTTCAAAGTGAAGTTTTCTTATTTGTGCTTAATCTCCACATTACATATTTTCAATAGGTTAAGATATCCTCAAACATTTTTCCTAACTAATTATCAATTTGCAGGACCCTCCCCATTACTTTAACACAAAACAGTGCCTGCAAATTGTACTTCATTGCTCCTTAAATTGACTCAGCAATAAAGACCATCAGGACATTCATATGTATCACACCATTCAGCAGCATCATGTCTTCATGCCACTTTCTTGCACAATAATTCCTGATTTTCATAGTGTCCAAATATCCCCAACATTTGAATCATCAGAGGCTACCTTATACTTGTATGTCAAACTGCAATACTTTCTTCAATTCATTCTCAGTGTTTTTCCCCCCACTCCATTTACAGTAAGATATCAGGCGTCAAAAGTAAAACACTTTCACGTGGTTCAAAAATAACTTGCCATGGCGATATAGTTGTACTTCTGAATAATTAGACGAATTTGTCCCATTTCTTCTTCCAGGTTATTTGCCCATACCTCACGGATTACCTGACTGTGGTCTTCTGCCTCTGGCATTCTGAATAGATTGCTAGTGGGCTAATATGGTCTGGAAAATAAAAATATGCAGTTTTAAATTAAATACAAGATTCTTCTATTCCATTTTTAAGATGTTCAGGAACAGAACTTGTTTGAAAAAAAAAGTGTGTGTGCATTGCAGTCTGCAAAATATCAAACAACTTTAGGTGAATCCACATTTCTTTCTGACTTTATCAGGACTGGTCATTTTTGCTCACTGTTGATTTTCTTCCCAGTAGGGCAGATAGTACATTATAATATTAGCAGCATATTACACAGACAAAAAAAGCTTAATTGACCCATCAGAGAAACTCCCTTTGTTCCATtcaccttcccccaccttctcagcTATCTAGTCTAATTGGATTCTTTCATTTTCTGTTCGATGAAAGGGTTCAGGTATGAAACACTTATTATTTTTCTTACCACCGATGTGGCCTGAGCTGCTTACTTTTTCCAGCACTTTTTCTCAATTTCAGATCTTCATTGTCTAGTATTTTTTGGTTATGATTTGTGCATAGAAAGACGTCGCATGAATTTGATTCAgtattcctccctccccccccaccgccaCAAGAGATGACCAAGATATTTGACAAGGGCAGAGTAGTCAACATTGCCTACAAGGCCTTGGGAAGGTTAGATCACGTGGGATCCAGGGTGAACTTGCTAACTAGATACAAAGTAGGAGtcggggaggagaagatggtggcgcggccgctctgaattgatatcgtatttgttaaacaggggccgtgcacaatcctgatttgatggagacagatgtgagaagcacggagggacatctggagaaacttctgaaatgcctgcttcactgccgctgcgtgattgagaatctccggaggggaaggccccaaatcctccgcTTTGCCTATTAccagggccagggtcgaagcactcggcagagatggtgctcggtgtcggaggctcgaaggtttcggacagactcagagtcggactgtggttgggtgcttccaggaagctgcatcggcaagtttgcggcgctggaagctcatggcagggagagtttctcccttcaaccgtctctgcgtgagatgatgggacttttgaaagactttgagacttttttttttaccgtgcccatggtctgttctttgtcaaattacggtattgctttgcactgttgtaactatatgttataattatgtggtttttgtcagttttttttagtcttagtttgtcttgtgtttctgtgatatcattctggaggaacaaattgtatcatttcttaatgcatgcattactaaatgacaataaaagaggacagcgtgtcctcataatctaatctagtggAGAGTTTTTCTCATACCGGAAGCCTTtggctagtggtgtgctgcagggatcagtgctggaccctctgttgtttgtcatttatattaacGATTTGGACAAGAATGTTGTCATAATtggtaaatttgcaaatgacataaAACCAGCTGGATAAGTGGATAGTGAAAGGGTTATCCAAGATTACAAAAAGATCTTGAACAATTGGGAAACTGGGTCAAGGAATGGCAAGTGAAATTTTACTTGGGTAGTTGTTAAGCGTTGCATTTTGTTAAATTAAGCCGGGGCAGCACTTGCACTTTAAATGACAGTGCCCTGGAGAATGTTGTAGAAAAGATCAAAACAgaaagtacatagttccctgaaacaggtacacaggttgataaggcaATTACACCAAACACAACCTTTGTCAATCaaggcattgagtacaggagttggaatgtacaGTTGCAAAGTGAcagcacacttggagtattctgtgtgGTTCTGGTCACCTAGTTAAACCAAGAATATCATTAAACCAGAAAGGATGCAAGAAAGGTTCGCAAGGACACTACAAGGCTCAAATTATAAGATAGACTGGGAGAGTTTTCTACCCAAAGTATTGAAGGGTGAcattatagaggtatataaaatcaagaGGGACATTAATGAGGCCACAGAGAGGGACAGTACAGTTCTATTCCCCAGGATAGAGCAGCCTACAGGTAGAGAGCACAGAAAATTTAAGATAAGAGGGGAAGATTTAAACAGGATTAGAGGGGCATGTTTTCCCACAAAGATGATGGTGGGTATATGAAACAAGATGTCAGAAGAAAGTGTAAAAGAGGGTAAAATTACAACACTTGAGACATTTGAACAGGGGAGAGCTAGAGGGGGTACAagctaaatgcaggcaaatgggacaaggTTAGGTAGGCagattggtcagcatggatgtgttgatttgaagggcttgtttccatgctttaCATCTCCAGAGTTATGTGGTAGTTTTCTCAATTTCTGGACATCAGTAACATGCAAACAATGAAGTACACTTGGAACATTAAGCAGGTCCACAGAGTGGGAAAGACTTCTATCGATTGAACCATTTGTTTTGTTTTCCCCTCTCTACACATTGGGTATTTGACAGTTTCTTTGGggtctctttgttttgtggcaactTGCAAGGTGACAAACatcaagattgtataatgtatacatactttgaacttttaaactttGAGCTAAAGAGAGATGATAGTGGATATGACCCTGGGAGATggcaactggggggggggggcaggtgagggacaaataaatggcagacaatcttaagtattttgcatcagtcttcactgtgcaagataCGAGCAGTACGCCAGAAATTATAAACATGGCGGAGCAGAATTGAGTGTAGCAGCTATTAATAATGAGATGATGCTTGAGAAgctcaaaggtctgaaggtagatgagtcacctggatcAGGTACACCACAACCAAAGGCTTTAAAAGAGGTTAGCTGAAGATTGGTAGTGACtcttcaggaatcactagattttggaatgattCCTGAGCCCTGGAAAATTGAAAGTGTTACTCCACTCCTTGAGGGAGCAAaaacaggaaattacaggccagttagtctgacctcatggTTTGGAAATGTTGGAGGATGACGTTTCagcgtacttggaggcacatgataaaatagaccaaattctgcatggtttccttcagggaaaatcctgcttcACAAATCTGTTGCAGTTCTTTGTCTatgctgcctgttatttcctcaaaggagaGATAGTGGATGTtgttagtcatagaaaagtacagcacagaaacaggtcccttggcccaactagtccatgccaaagtaTTTAAAATGcccactcccattgacctgcactgggatcataGCACTCCATACCTCAACCATCTATGTACCCAtctaaacgttgaaattgagctcacctGCACcagttgcactggcagctcactccacactcccaccgACCTCCAGGTCCCCCTCATGctccctcttaaacatttcaattttcacccttaacccacaacctctgatgtagttccacccaatctcagtgaaaaaaatcatgcttgcatttaccctatgtataaccctcataattctgtatacctctatcaaactccCCTGAATCTTCTATGTGCCAAGGAACagagtccgaacctattcaatctttccttataactcagatcttccaggcccagcaacatccttataaattttctctgtactctttcaaccttatatacctctttcctgcaggtaggtgaccaagactgCACTCAatatccaaattaggcctcacaaatgtcttatgcaacttcaacatagcatcctatctcttgtactcaatactttgatttgatttatgaaggccaatgtgtcaaggGCTT contains the following coding sequences:
- the LOC140200482 gene encoding CCR4-NOT transcription complex subunit 7-like, which gives rise to MPEAEDHSQVIREVWANNLEEEMGQIRLIIQKYNYIAMDTEFPGVVVRPIGEFRSTVDYQYQLLRCNVDLLKIIQLGLTFMNEKNQYPPGISTWQFNFKFNLTEDMYSQESIDLLRTSGLQFKKHEEEGIETSYFAELLMTSGVVLCDNVKWLSFHSGYDFGYLIKLLTHSRLPEEEQEFFDILHLFFPAIYDVKYLMKSCKSLKGGLQEVAEQLELERIGRQHQAGSDSLLTGMAFFRMRELFFEDNIDDTKYCGHLYGLGSGFTNNHNGTAGISEEETNIKQH